The following are from one region of the Planctomycetota bacterium genome:
- a CDS encoding sialate O-acetylesterase, giving the protein MPRPPVVAFTLALCVASARADVRLPKVFTDHMVLQQEMPIAVWGRATTGELVTVEFNGQRATAKAGDDGAWRVTLPAMKADGQPHSLVVKGNNSLELKDVLLGEVWLCAGQSNMGRPVDEAAAKAADQPQIRLFNSSGETPRADGLDETSGWIVCTPTSILQAGDFLGAGKGRRPFSEVAYHFGLKLHQTLKVPVGLIQANCGGSTARDWTPFPEAGAKLPLDQPIPKITHSDGQLYWVRLRGMVPFAVRGVVWYQGEDDGRNPKYAEDFKALIESWRKLWDRPDLPFYFAQIAATTYAGGMLGVWEAQQWVMNHVPHTGMAVSNDIYEGTTNGGFKRRDDKALGWPIAGGSNPHPTGKPRIAARLAEIALVETYGQPKKVLYGPMYASHEARDGKIVVRFKHTGSGLATDDGQPPNWFEVSDGTLEGNRPRYVKAEARIVGPDTVEVSSPLVAQPKFVRFGWHALARYNLINKEGLPAVSFRAEPGPQR; this is encoded by the coding sequence ATGCCCCGACCGCCCGTCGTCGCCTTCACCCTCGCGCTGTGTGTTGCCTCGGCCCGCGCCGACGTGCGGCTGCCGAAGGTCTTCACCGACCACATGGTCCTCCAGCAGGAGATGCCCATCGCCGTCTGGGGCCGCGCCACGACCGGAGAACTCGTGACCGTCGAGTTCAACGGCCAGAGGGCGACGGCCAAAGCCGGCGACGATGGTGCCTGGCGCGTCACGCTCCCCGCGATGAAGGCCGATGGCCAGCCCCACTCACTCGTCGTCAAGGGCAACAACTCGCTGGAACTCAAGGATGTGTTGCTCGGGGAGGTGTGGCTCTGCGCGGGGCAGTCGAACATGGGCCGTCCCGTGGACGAGGCCGCGGCCAAGGCGGCAGACCAGCCACAGATTCGCCTGTTTAATTCGTCGGGCGAGACGCCCCGCGCCGATGGACTCGACGAGACGAGCGGCTGGATCGTCTGCACGCCGACCTCGATTCTCCAAGCCGGCGACTTTCTGGGGGCCGGCAAGGGCCGCCGGCCCTTCAGCGAGGTCGCCTACCACTTCGGCCTCAAGCTCCATCAGACCCTCAAAGTGCCCGTCGGCCTCATCCAGGCCAACTGCGGCGGCTCGACGGCCCGCGACTGGACCCCGTTCCCCGAGGCCGGCGCCAAGCTGCCGCTCGACCAGCCGATCCCCAAGATCACCCACAGCGACGGCCAACTCTACTGGGTCCGCCTGCGCGGCATGGTGCCGTTCGCCGTGCGAGGCGTCGTGTGGTACCAGGGCGAGGACGATGGGCGCAACCCCAAGTACGCCGAGGACTTCAAGGCCCTCATCGAGAGCTGGCGGAAGCTGTGGGACCGCCCCGACCTGCCCTTCTACTTCGCCCAGATCGCAGCCACCACCTACGCCGGCGGCATGCTCGGCGTGTGGGAGGCTCAGCAATGGGTGATGAACCACGTGCCGCACACGGGCATGGCCGTGAGCAACGACATCTACGAGGGCACGACGAACGGCGGCTTCAAGCGACGCGACGACAAGGCGCTCGGCTGGCCCATCGCCGGCGGCAGCAACCCGCACCCGACGGGCAAGCCCCGAATTGCCGCGCGCCTCGCCGAGATCGCCCTTGTCGAAACCTACGGCCAGCCCAAGAAGGTGCTCTACGGCCCCATGTACGCCTCGCACGAGGCCCGCGACGGCAAAATCGTCGTCCGCTTCAAGCACACGGGCAGTGGCCTCGCCACCGACGACGGCCAGCCGCCGAACTGGTTCGAGGTATCCGACGGTACGCTCGAGGGGAACAGGCCACGCTACGTCAAGGCCGAGGCCCGCATCGTCGGCCCCGACACGGTGGAGGTGTCCTCGCCCCTCGTCGCCCAGCCGAAGTTCGTACGCTTCGGCTGGCACGCGCTGGCGCGCTACAACCTCATCAACAAGGAAGGTCTGCCCGCCGTGTCGTTCCGCGCCGAGCCGGGGCCTCAGAGATAG